The genomic interval TCTGATCTTGTTAGTCTCCAGTTTTATATTTGTTTGGTGATTTTTGTCACATTTAAACAAACATCCTGCTTTTGTTTGGATGTTCATACCTGAATAGATAACAAATCATTACTTTGATTTATTCTCTTGATGTATTGCAATGTTCATCCAGCATCCTTCTCGCTAAATTTGGAGAAAAGATCAAAGTGATATGTTTAAACCTTGCTATTATTATCACAATTTATTTGCATATCTGGATCAAATATTTATTGACTTGAATACTGCCATTTATACTTCATCTCTATGATCTTTCAGTAGGAACTTTCTTTGCCTTACTTCTCTGATGGATCAAATAAAAGTTAGTCTTTTGTTTTAcgcataatttttaaactttttttaattttaaagatgATATTTTTTTCCTCTGTTCCACCAGGTAGATGGAAACTACAGGGGTGCAGTCAAATTAGTTATCGAATTCAAGCAGGGCGGGTTCAAACCCGAAGTGTATAGTTACCTAATTGGTTTAACAGCCTTGGTTAAGGAGCAAAAGGAGTTCTCAAAAGCTTTACGCAAGTTGAATACCTCCGTCAAAGCGGGCCACATCTCCAAACTAGATGTTTCAACTCTGCAAAGCATAGAAGAATATCAGTCGGAGCTAATAAAAGATGGAACTTCAATGTCCGATTGGGCACTGCAAGAAGGAAGCCCCAAACTTTCCGGACTCATCCACGAGCGGCTCCTCGCTTTGTACACTTGTGCTGGTCGCGGTCTAGAAGCCGAAAGCCAATTATGGCTTATGAAACTCTCGGGTAAGGAGCCCGACAAAGAGCTTTTTGACGCTGTGTTAGCCATTTGTGCGTCTCAAAAAGAAGCCAGTTCGGTTCAGAGACTCCTTACGGGAGTGGAATCCATGAGTCCCAGCTTTAAAAAGAAGACGTTATCGTGGCTTTTGCGGGGGTATGTGAAGGGAGGGTTTTATTTAGATGCCTCAGCAACCCTAATGCAAATGCTCGATTCGGGTATATGTCCCGAGTACTTGGATAGAGCGGCCGTATTGCAGGGACTACAAAAAAGTATACAGGAAAGTGGGGATATTGAACCTTATGTTAAGCTTTGCAAGCGGCTATCAGATATGGATCTGATCGGGCCGTGTCTTGTGTATTTGTACATACAAAAGTATAAGCTGTGGGTTATAAAGATGCTGTGAAGGATTTCCTTGTTTCGCATCAACTGGTATGAAGCTTCTCCTTCATATATTTTACACTCTACTTGTATAGCTAATGTCTAGTCAGGTATAAGAGGTGGGGCACTACAAAAGTATAAAGGATTACAATAATGTCACCCAAAGATGAtgatattgcattttttttttttttttgctgaaaaatatgtaaaatttgtgTATATGTGAGCAATTGAATTTAATGATGGAACCTGAATCCTGTTATTTGCAGCAGCACATTGTCCTTGggttgtagtttttttttt from Ananas comosus cultivar F153 unplaced genomic scaffold, ASM154086v1, whole genome shotgun sequence carries:
- the LOC109705315 gene encoding pentatricopeptide repeat-containing protein At2g30100, chloroplastic-like yields the protein MALSPPAASSLLFLSSRRCSTRVRIPIFALRNPTLRIRSPLPRPHGSLRLDRTLTAEEGETMGEGFFEAIEELERMVRDPSDVLGEMIERLSARELQLVLVYFAQEGRDSYCALEVFDWLRKENRVDGETMELMVSIACGWIERLVGGDHAVGEVVALLNEIECVGLEPGFSMVEKVVALYWERGKKDRAVEFVKEVMRRGGVGGYKVGDGRENEKGGPVGYLAWKMMVDGNYRGAVKLVIEFKQGGFKPEVYSYLIGLTALVKEQKEFSKALRKLNTSVKAGHISKLDVSTLQSIEEYQSELIKDGTSMSDWALQEGSPKLSGLIHERLLALYTCAGRGLEAESQLWLMKLSGKEPDKELFDAVLAICASQKEASSVQRLLTGVESMSPSFKKKTLSWLLRGYVKGGFYLDASATLMQMLDSGICPEYLDRAAVLQGLQKSIQESGDIEPYVKLCKRLSDMDLIGPCLVYLYIQKYKLWVIKML